Proteins from a genomic interval of Desulfovibrio sp. TomC:
- a CDS encoding oligosaccharide flippase family protein — protein sequence MKRFLKQNIVILILLNSGNLFNYLFQMVVGRAMSPADFGSFNALNSTMVIFSAPLAIVPLVIARFTARFVLTDMGMVRSLLGRALALATGLAAVAYGLGALALPALQSFLHIETASPILLMLGVMAGSFILPVPWGMLQGLQRFTGYGIAGASNACFRFLGALLFVWGLSLGINGALLSSLTGIAAALCVNFLFLRDVVPVPSSPLPQGLLKEVGTYSVGMLLSSIIVMVLGNLDMVLVRHYCDAEGAGLYATAAILGRIAFYLPSVLMSVLFTEAASAKESGRNDLSSLWLSMGMTAALGGGFALFCLIASDFVVHLLFGAKYVAAGPLLSVISAAMALLAVANILFVYFQARSEFGFVWFQAAGVGLFLGLTYFYHDTPMTVAWLLFAGIAVMLAGSLLWLLGRVRARRADHAGA from the coding sequence GTGAAACGCTTTCTCAAGCAGAATATCGTCATCCTCATCCTGCTCAATTCCGGCAACCTGTTTAACTACCTCTTCCAAATGGTCGTGGGCCGGGCCATGAGTCCGGCGGATTTCGGCAGCTTCAACGCGCTCAATTCCACCATGGTCATCTTTTCCGCGCCGCTGGCCATTGTCCCCCTGGTCATCGCCCGGTTTACGGCCCGCTTTGTCCTGACCGACATGGGGATGGTCCGTTCGCTTTTGGGCCGCGCCCTGGCCCTGGCCACCGGTCTGGCCGCCGTGGCCTACGGCCTGGGCGCGCTGGCCCTGCCGGCCCTGCAGTCGTTTTTGCACATCGAAACCGCCTCCCCCATCCTGCTCATGCTCGGGGTCATGGCCGGCTCGTTTATCCTGCCGGTGCCCTGGGGCATGTTGCAGGGACTCCAGCGCTTCACCGGCTACGGCATTGCCGGGGCGTCCAATGCCTGCTTCCGGTTCCTGGGGGCGCTGCTTTTTGTCTGGGGCCTGTCCTTGGGCATCAACGGCGCGCTGCTTTCCAGCCTGACCGGCATTGCCGCCGCCTTGTGCGTCAATTTCCTGTTTCTGCGCGACGTCGTGCCGGTCCCCTCCTCGCCCCTGCCCCAGGGCCTGCTCAAGGAAGTCGGGACCTATTCCGTCGGGATGCTCCTGTCGTCGATCATCGTCATGGTCCTTGGCAACCTGGACATGGTGCTGGTGCGCCACTACTGCGACGCCGAGGGGGCCGGACTGTACGCCACGGCCGCCATCCTCGGGCGCATCGCCTTTTATCTGCCCTCGGTGCTCATGAGCGTCCTTTTCACCGAAGCGGCTTCAGCCAAGGAGTCCGGACGCAACGATCTGTCCTCGCTGTGGCTGTCCATGGGCATGACGGCCGCCCTGGGCGGCGGATTTGCCCTTTTTTGCCTCATTGCCTCGGATTTCGTGGTGCACCTGCTCTTTGGGGCCAAGTACGTCGCCGCCGGACCGCTGCTGTCCGTCATCAGCGCCGCCATGGCCTTGCTGGCCGTGGCCAACATCCTGTTCGTCTATTTCCAGGCCCGTTCCGAGTTCGGCTTTGTCTGGTTCCAGGCGGCCGGGGTGGGACTGTTTCTGGGACTGACCTATTTTTACCACGACACGCCCATGACCGTTGCCTGGCTGCTGTTTGCCGGCATTGCCGTCATGCTGGCCGGGTCGCTCCTGTGGCTGCTTGGCCGGGTGCGCGCCCGGCGGGCCGACCACGCCGGAGCATAA